In Janibacter sp. CX7, a single genomic region encodes these proteins:
- a CDS encoding WXG100 family type VII secretion target: MRHISHGADVEQLDDTAVALRRQGESIAAVGDRGAVLLQRLRALWEGPDFEKFAKDWRIAHRSLDDAEGALRQQSRRLADEAETQRRASGIFTGGGSGRGRGHSGDSGLAFERYTPVVPAPLRIHPIAVPPGLVDDGEILDPTSPGGSRFEPPARVEPLPAFRRSDLPVEPPARVEPLPAENNGAFLRSDVPLDPRDVDRAQLPDDWRDPGRWLPPLP, translated from the coding sequence GTGCGGCACATCAGCCATGGGGCGGACGTCGAGCAGCTCGACGACACCGCCGTGGCCCTGCGACGGCAGGGCGAGAGCATCGCCGCCGTCGGCGACCGCGGGGCCGTCCTGCTCCAGCGTCTGCGGGCCCTCTGGGAGGGGCCCGACTTCGAGAAGTTCGCGAAGGACTGGCGGATCGCGCACCGCAGCCTCGACGACGCCGAGGGTGCGCTGCGACAGCAGAGCCGACGGCTCGCCGACGAGGCAGAGACGCAGCGCCGCGCCTCCGGCATCTTCACCGGGGGCGGCAGTGGTCGCGGGCGAGGCCACTCCGGTGACAGCGGGCTCGCCTTCGAGCGCTACACCCCGGTGGTCCCGGCCCCGCTGCGCATCCACCCGATCGCCGTGCCCCCGGGGCTGGTCGATGACGGCGAGATCCTCGACCCGACGTCGCCGGGCGGCTCGCGCTTCGAGCCGCCGGCGCGGGTCGAGCCGTTGCCGGCCTTCCGTCGCTCCGACCTCCCCGTCGAGCCGCCGGCGCGGGTCGAGCCGCTGCCTGCGGAGAACAACGGCGCCTTCCTCCGCTCCGACGTCCCCCTCGACCCGCGGGACGTCGACCGGGCGCAGCTGCCGGACGACTGGCGCGACCCGGGCCGGTGGCTGCCGCCGCTGCCCTGA
- the msrA gene encoding peptide-methionine (S)-S-oxide reductase MsrA: MFGRAIPPMPTAESALPGRPERPFTVPTTHAVLGTPLEGPWPEGTEVLHIAMGCFWGAERIMWQLPGVVTTAAGYMGGFTPHPTYEETCTGLTGHTESVLVAYDPERTRPELLLKAFWENHDPTTADRQGNDVGTQYRSAIYWTTDEQRAAVEATAAAFGEELRRHNLPPVVTEMRPASEAGTFWYAEDYHQQYLHKNPGGYCNHGPNGLTCQVGILRQDEVPSQESVLGRDA, translated from the coding sequence ATGTTCGGTCGTGCGATCCCGCCCATGCCCACCGCCGAGAGTGCCCTGCCGGGCCGCCCGGAGCGCCCCTTCACCGTGCCGACGACGCACGCGGTGCTCGGGACGCCCCTCGAGGGTCCGTGGCCCGAGGGCACCGAGGTGCTCCACATCGCGATGGGCTGCTTCTGGGGAGCGGAGCGGATCATGTGGCAGCTGCCGGGCGTCGTGACGACGGCGGCCGGTTACATGGGCGGCTTCACTCCCCACCCGACCTACGAGGAGACGTGCACCGGCCTGACCGGTCACACCGAGAGCGTCCTCGTGGCCTACGACCCCGAGCGCACGCGGCCGGAGCTGCTGCTCAAGGCCTTCTGGGAGAACCACGACCCGACGACGGCGGACCGCCAGGGCAACGACGTCGGCACGCAGTACCGCTCGGCGATCTACTGGACCACCGACGAGCAGCGCGCGGCCGTCGAGGCGACGGCCGCGGCCTTCGGCGAGGAGCTGCGGCGGCACAACCTGCCGCCGGTCGTCACCGAGATGCGTCCCGCGAGCGAGGCCGGCACCTTCTGGTATGCCGAGGACTACCACCAGCAGTACCTGCACAAGAACCCCGGCGGCTACTGCAACCACGGCCCCAACGGCCTGACCTGCCAGGTCGGCATCCTGCGTCAGGACGAGGTGCCCAGCCAGGAGTCGGTGCTGGGCCGCGACGCCTGA